From one Lycium ferocissimum isolate CSIRO_LF1 chromosome 5, AGI_CSIRO_Lferr_CH_V1, whole genome shotgun sequence genomic stretch:
- the LOC132058200 gene encoding cytochrome P450 736A117-like: MVGKVEGTLQFRMTQRSKRFLDSSIDFKGRDFGLIPFGSGRRGCPGISFPMADNELELANIVRDFDWELPSGAKEADLDMTECTGLTIHRKVPLFDVAIPNTF; the protein is encoded by the coding sequence ATGGTTGGGAAAGTGGAAGGAACCCTGCAATTTAGGATGACGCAGAGGAGTAAGAGATTCTTGGATTCTTCTATTGATTTTAAAGGGCGTGATTTTGGATTGATACCTTTTGGTTCAGGAAGAAGGGGATGTCCtggaatttcatttcccatgGCTGATAATGAGCTCGAACTAGCAAACATTGTGAGGGATTTTGATTGGGAATTGCCAAGTGGAGCAAAGGAGGCTGATTTGGATATGACAGAATGCACTGGTTTAACCATTCACAGGAAAGTTCCTCTGTTTGATGTTGCAATTCCAAACAccttctag
- the LOC132056012 gene encoding cytochrome P450 71A4-like — protein sequence MELPWYSFLVPLFVFIFLLHQWFFSTSNTQKRLLPPSPRKLPIIGNLHQLGQHPHRTLHKLSEKYGPVMLLHLGSKPVLVASSVEAARDIMKTHDHVWSNRPKSSIADGLLYGSKDVAFSPYGEYWRQIRGVMVLHLLNNKRVQSFHGVREKETSNMIEKLRQGCDSSNSVINLRDLLSCMTNNIISRVAIGRTYNEGESGLAVKALLEELLELLGIFNIGDYIPWLKWVNKINGLDTRVKKVAKDLDAFLETMIEERVIRNKKEEYRAGEAKDFVDVLLEIQNGKETGFPLQRDSLKAILLDSFIAGIDTTTTSLEWVMTELLRHPRAMEKLHNEVRQLAQGKAEIIEDDLANMHYLKAVIKEALRLHPPVPLLVPRESMEDVKLLGYHIPAKTQVFINVWAIGRDPLSWDDPEEYRPERFLNSDIDFKGLNFELIPFGAGRRGCPGSVFGIVVNELALANLVYKFNFALPEGIKEEDLDMTECTGITIRRKLPLLAVAIPCS from the exons ATGGAGCTTCCCTGGTATTCTTTTCTTGTTCCTCTGTTTGTCTTCATTTTCCTCCTCCATCAATGGTTCTTTAGTACTTCAAACACCCAAAAAAGATTATTACCACCATCTCCAAGAAAGCTTCCAATCATAGGAAATTTGCACCAACTGGGGCAGCATCCTCACCGTACTCTCCATAAACTGTCTGAAAAATATGGTCCTGTCATGCTACTTCACTTGGGCAGTAAGCCAGTGCTCGTTGCTTCTTCGGTTGAAGCTGCTCGTGATATCATGAAAACTCACGATCACGTCTGGTCAAACAGACCTAAATCTAGCATCGCTGATGGACTCCTTTATGGCTCCAAGGACGTGGCCTTTAGTCCCTATGGTGAATACTGGAGACAAATTAGAGGCGTCATGGTGCTTCACCTTCTCAACAACAAAAGAGTCCAATCTTTTCATGGTGtgagagaaaaagaaacatCAAACATGATTGAAAAACTTAGGCAAGGGTGTGATTCTTCGAATTCAGTGATAAACTTGAGAGATCTCTTAAGTTGTATGACTAATAACATAATCAGCAGAGTGGCCATAGGGAGGACATACAATGAAGGGGAAAGTGGATTAGCTGTCAAGGCTCTCCTAGAAGAACTTCTAGAACTTTTAGGTATTTTTAACATTGGGGATTATATTCCATGGCTTAAATGGGTCAATAAAATAAATGGTCTGGACACCAGAGTGAAGAAAGTAGCTAAAGATTTGGATGCATTTCTGGAGACCATGATTGAAGAACGTGTGATTAGGAACAAGAAAGAAGAATATAGAGCGGGTGAAGCTAAAGACTTTGTGGACGTTTTGCTGGAAATTCAGAACGGAAAAGAAACTGGATTTCCTCTTCAAAGGGATTCATTGAAGGCTATTCTACTG GACTCGTTTATTGCTGGTATTGATACAACGACTACATCTTTAGAGTGGGTAATGACAGAGCTTTTGAGGCATCCAAGAGCCATGGAAAAATTACATAATGAAGTGCGACAATTAGCACAAGGGAAAGCGGAGATAATAGAAGATGACTTAGCAAATATGCATTATCTGAAAGCAGTGATCAAAGAGGCTCTCAGGCTTCATCCACCTGTTCCCCTACTAGTTCCTCGAGAATCAATGGAAGACGTAAAATTACTAGGCTATCACATACCTGCTAAAACTCAAGTCTTTATTAATGTTTGGGCAATCGGAAGAGACCCATTATCATGGGATGATCCAGAGGAGTATCGGCCTGAGAGATTCTTAAATAGTGATATTGATTTCAAAGGACTAAACTTTGAGTTAATTCCGTTCGGGGCTGGTAGGAGGGGCTGCCCAGGAAGTGTTTTTGGTATTGTGGTGAATGAGCTAGCATTAGCAAACCTTGTATACAAGTTCAATTTTGCATTACCAGAAGGGATAAAAGAGGAGGATTTGGATATGACGGAATGCACTGGCATCACTATTCGTAGAAAATTACCTTTACTAGCAGTGGCAATTCCATGCTCTTGA